In the genome of Carya illinoinensis cultivar Pawnee chromosome 13, C.illinoinensisPawnee_v1, whole genome shotgun sequence, the window CCTTGCAAGAGATGAAGAGGGTATATTCGATTTGTTAGCCTCTTCTTATCCTTTTCTGCATGATGAATCAGCACTTTCTAGGAATCTAAAAAggattattcttatttttggtGTCTCAGTATGCTTTTGAAGTGGCGATGATTTCGGCATTCGGAGACAAACTCGACTCAGAAATGGAAGGAATAAAAAGTTTGTATCTATGCCTTGAGAAGGGCTACAATTCCATGCCTCTAAATCTACCGGGAACTCCCTTTCGCAAAGCAATGAaggtaaaatataaaaataaataaataaataaaatgcttcTTCTCCCCTGGCCTgtaaaattttgtttctttttggcTCTAGCAGTACATTGTTTTGAGAACCTAATCATGAAGGGTTTTGTCTTCAAGTGTATACATTGTACGATCTTAATTAAGCTACTTAATTATGTAAGATATGCTGAttgattaattaagattatgtttttttttctttctaattttccatttttttaccataataatggatcattataattttcaattAGGCAAGGAAGCTTCTCAATGAGACATTGAGAAGATTAATCGAAAaaaggagagagggagggagaaaaGGCGGGGGCTTGTTGGGAGTATTACTAGGAGCTGCCAAAGACAAGAAGCTCAATCAGCTTACCGATTCTCAAATTGCAGACAATATAATTGGAGTAATCTTTGCTGCTCATGATACAACTGCAAGTGCCCTTACGTGGGTTCTTAAGTATTTGCTCGATAATGGCAACCTCCTAGACGCCGTGACGGTAATGATCTTATATACATTAATTCCTTctaattgaaaattatatacatatatatatatatgtgtgtgtgtgtgtgtgtgagtaatattaatgttaattaaattagtacTTTTACTAACCCTGTAATTAACTAAAATGaatatcctttttaattaatttgtttttatctaTCGGAGGCATTAAAGTTTTTCCAGTctgatgtatatatattttaatattattcttggtCAAGTATTTTTTGTTTAGTCCTTTGCACAGCCAtcgttttaattaattagtaatgcAATGATTGGGGGAAATTCTGGCAGTTTGAATTTCCAAAAGAAAactgttctatatatatattaatcggTATTCATTCAAATGTTGCAGAGGGAACAAGAAGGAATTCAACGCAAACTATTTGAGGAAAATCGTGGACTTACGTGGGAGGATACTCGGCAAATGCCGTTGACTGGCCGGGTAATATATAATACGCTATATCAttgttaaataatttaaaatacactcgacatataaataaatatatatatatatattcttcaaattgaataaacttacttttctttattttatttgttaatattgaTCAAAAAACATGCAATAAGAGAATATCTAatattatacatacatacatgataTGTATGTATAATTGGATCAGCGCATGCATgtattgataaaatattaatattgatgaaAGCGATCGAATTTCAGGTGATTCAGGAAACACTGAGAGCTGCAAGCATACTCTCATTCACATTCAGAGAAGCTGTCCAAGATGTTGAATTTGGGGGCTATTTTATTCCCAAGGGTTGGAAGGTTCTGCCTCTCTTCAGAACCATTCATCACCGTGCTGAGTTCTTCCCACAACCCGAAAAGTTTGACCCTTCAAGATTCGAGGTACCACTCCTATACAATTCCatgtactgcatgcatgcatcaaaagtaaaattaaataaaataaatcgatCTAAGCTGGATTGCTAGCTTTCCTGGCCTGAATTCCCTCCTGATGATCACTAACTGATCTGAACCCAAGATTCAAGAAGTGGGTCATGCACGACCAGTATAGTCTATCTTGTTTGGGGCAGAAATATAAGGTTATCGATTGTTAGATTATCTTGGATGAAGTGTCgttttcaatttttatgtgaatcTTCTTCAACTTAGACGATCTGAGCGTGATATCTTTTAATTATCAGATCACGTGAGCTAGTTTTGTAGGGTAGTAAAAATTTTGTTGCACAAACTAGTTTGGAAGTATACATCATAACACAACTGTCCGTAGAAACAGTGGATATTTTAGCTGGTGATGGAGATcagaagattttaaaaatatgtgggTTAATTTTGGGGGTTCGTTTATGTGTTTGTGAAGGCGCCACCAAGACCTAACACGTACATGCCGTTCGGGAATGGAGTCCATGCTTGTCCAGGCAGTGAGCTGGCCAAGCTTGAGATGCTCATCCTTCTTCACCACCTCAGCACCTCTTACAGGccagtcctctctctctctctctccaagtaAAAAATAGCTAacaatttatgataaaattaactttaaaaaaaggcaattttaaaaacaattttcttgTGTTAAGAGTACGTACTCGgtggttttattattattttttttaagttgtttgtCTAGTTGACCGGAGAGGAGTGATTGGTGGTCCTCTTGGGTGTTCCTAATGCCGTGGAAGTGGTCCTTGGTCTCGTTGAAGGCGAGTGGACTGTGGAGGCATAGCTAGGGTTTCTCAGTGAATATAGAATAGTACTGGGTGCTTTTTTTTGTGGTTGCCACGCAACCTAACAtgtaaaaatagaatttaattATACACGTGGCACACATGCATCATATATATTACTGTCAAGCAGTGATCTCTGCATGACATACAAATCCTCAGCATATATGTCATTATATCGATGATCATCAATCATCTCCTCACTAAGGACAACTTGTCTCCATATAATATAATGCTTTACAAACTTGTGAAGATTTGTGTCCAAAAAGCTGgaagttcctttttttttttaagtttattcaaATCAATATGAACAATTATAAGTACAAAAGATCAGAAATGGTACTGGAAGTATCTGAAGCTCGATCATGTCcttaattttaagtatgaaaattATAGAGCTATGTATCCTTGTTTTTCACACGACTTCCTCGTATCCATAAATTTTAACAGTTCTTTTCTGCACAAAGCCGTAGGGGCTATCCTTCGTCTTTATCTTTTCCTCTCCTCATGTCAAGAACCAGAGTACTGAgagtacatataatatattccCAGTCCTAAAAAGTTATAGATTCTAAGGATCTGGTTAGATCTTCTTTGATTCCATGGCCGTCCGTCCCTTTCATTTACTCAAAATACCAAATCCAATCCTTTCTCGCATCTCCATTCTTGAACCTGGCTCATTTGGTATCTCTAGCTAGCTCTCTAGCCGTTCGATCTCGATCTATGCGAGATTTGATGCTAATCACATGACTGTAGTAAGCGACACAATTTGCCAGCTGttctttctttgatcaaatgGCTATGAGAGCCCTCTGAGTTGTCAGCTGTTAAGAAAACCAAGAGACAAATGTGATTGTGTGTCATGCATGGCTTAATAAACAGGTTTCGTGGCACCACAGCTTTGCTCACAGCGTTTAACACATCAATATTTCTTAATTTGTCCCCATCGAAAATACTCACAAAACTttgtgttcttcttcttttgactcGGTTCGGTTCGAGCTAGTAGTGTACCACTCTCGTGTTTATCATGTGAATGGAAAAATGACACATTTTTCTTTAGATTCATAagatagagaaaaagaaaggtggGTTGGgggttattatttatttaattgcgAAGATATATATGTTAGTTTTTGAGGTTGGTTTTAAACTAATCGGCCTAGGTTGAAAAATCATGTggtacgttttttttttttttttttttttatgattagaCTGCTCCACAAAGCAACAAGCTACTTGTTTggatttccatataaaaaattggttcaccgccatatatacatatattttttcatatagtaACCGATAAATATCATCTTTATGGTCAAAAGACACTGCTTCACAGGGAGCCATACAAGATTAGCAgagcaactctctctctctctctctctctctctctctctctctctctctctctctctctctctctctaaattgtGATTTGGATGTTTTGGCTTTTGGCTTTAGGTGGGAAGCTATGGAAGACGGGGATGGAATACAATATGGCCCTTTCCCGGTACCCAAACGGGGTTTACCTATAAAAGTAACCCCAAGGAACAAGAAGCAGCCATGAGCATGGTGTCTTAATTCTTAGTTCTTGACGACGACCGAATGTAATTGTCCACTGGGGAACGAAAGCAACTTATCCCCATAGagtacctttttctttttttcttttttttttaatctttgtcGTTTGGAATCCTGTATTTGCAAGCTCTCTAGATAGCTGGGACGTATTTCGTCCATGCCAGTTAAACGCGGGATGACGAGTCGGTGTCAATGCCAAtgcattattaattaattaatgcatgtgCGTGGTAagataaatctatatatataaatatacatattaatatatatatatgtttataaatctgtgcaggaaaaaaaaacattatcctAATAAATATGAAAGGTATAATATCATGATCATGTGTTTGCATCTGTGAATCGAAATGAGCTGTCGTGGGTTTTGAGGATGAAATGTGTGTGGCCCTGATGATTAAGGTGGTGGCTCAATGATTCGATTGTACAGCTTTCCTATTTCaagattttctttaatttcccACTACTCTCTTTTATTCTGGTGTACAACTTTCACAAATTAACCTGTCCTAAAATGAGGACCaggttaattaataaattatatatatatatatacacacacaagtCACAACCtcaccacatatatatattctaagaaGTCGTGCACAACCGATCCAGTTTAATCCACGTCGATCTAGCAGCATCTCATGAGCACGAGAGTAATGGCGTCCAATTCGCATGCATGAGGACTGATGTTGAGAGGAAGCTTGTTTTATCAAAAATTTAGTTAAAAGTatatttgtgtattaatatgtgtattaatatatgtaaaaaaaattgaaattaaccgTGTTaaatgatgattaaaaaaaaagtactgctcttcttcttttagtaattagatatttatttaaaagtaacgctaaatataattatgaattagGTAAGTATCGCCGcgtattcttttttaaaagagtaaaatttatagttaaaaaattaattaaaaaataattttagatgaaaaaatactaTAATTTAGAATTATATTAGAGttttaaaaagtacttaaataatCTTAAACTTAAAaactctttaatgaaaaaattaaattctttagatgttatgtattaaaatattttttaatatcaaataagataaaaagtaTGTTTacggaaaatatttattaaaagtgaaaagtcATAAAAATATTCAGTCTTCTACCATATTTAGTcctgaaaaatataaaagcaaaaaaaaataaataaataaacctagATAGGAGGGGGCCGGGAGGAGGGATGAATGAGTTGCGCACTTTTTAATTTGGTGGTGGTttcaaaagaggagaaaaaatcCCTCTTTAAACTAGGGCCGGCCAGTTAATTAGGTAACATGTTAATTGGAAAGTTTATTTTCCTATTGAACATCGTTGTCACGGGAACAACATTTAGCAACAATGTCCGATTCCGATGTAACATGTTGTACGATCATGTTAACATGAAGGGACCACGATCCACACTTCGAAGCTTACCATAGGTCTTCTAAATTTTCCAGGATAAATGCGTTTTGTCACACACATACgagtataataataataataatatatagaaattactGCAAGTGCATGCGAATAGCCATCCAATCAAAATGACATCTTCCAGCTACTTGACGGTTTCGGATTAatgttattttaagttttatttgaattcatgGTCTTGAacgagagaaagaaaagatagaagtAAGACAATGTCTATTGTcgtttaatattattcaaaataaataaatatatatatttatatttatagatgGCAGCCGGCCCTAGTTTAGAAAGAGATTCATGATTCCCTCTAGAAACTATCACCAAATCAAAACCTCTCTTCCCTCTTCCCTCTCCTCTttagttttcttcttttcttttctctattttttttttttttattatttttttaagattaagtATGGTGAAAGGCCGATTTGCTACTCTCTATTATCTGGCGACCACCACATGCCCTACTGCAGGTTTCCCAAGGCACAATCTTTCAAACGGGAGAAAAATTTTGCCAAACGGCACTACACATGAGCCACACACGCGGTTCAAAGTGAACACGTGAAATCCTCGTGCCACCGCTAAGGGTGTTATTTTGCTATCACACACGGCTTTTCTAGATCTAGGGACATCAGTTACTTCAAACATGACTGACCGCCATAGTTCCTAGGTGGCATGTGGCTCTTATCACAGTTactttgtttataatttttttcctccaaTGTTGAAAATATGGATCTATGTATTTCTAAGatgtaattcatttttttctatgtATCTTTAATTTCTGttatgtcttttattttattttttaaataataatctcTTAGACTTTTGTCCATAGAGTGTCTCTTGAATTTTTATCCATAAAATGTGTCATCTATTCCGTCTTAAACAAAGTATGAGATTTGTCAGCTCTGTTTTGGACAGAGTTATACTATCTCTCAAACTGTGGTTTGCAAATATGTGCAACACGAACTATAGACCATATCAATCATAGTTGTATATTAGGAAGCTATTAATGTTGTAATTGGCTTGTAATGTATTTTTCAGATCAAAGTTATAGTGTCCGCTATTAATAACTGCagtatattttatcaaatatatatatatatatttatatatataattaatataggATTCATTTTATCTTCTATCTCTCTTCtatttaaaattcttaaatttttatcgGAGGTATATTCCCATTAATCTCATGATGTATCAAATTCATGcaaatattgattcttttaaatttattctccTTTGGAAAATCAGAACTGTTTTCATCGTGGTCCCATTATATATGCGCGTTTCCTCCTGCAGGTCCCTCTGCGAAAATGAGAgctaaatatgttttttatccATTTCAGTACTCTATTTTCCTTTTGTGGATATATACCATCAGCTAGCCTCCTCCCTAGTTATGCTGCATGCGGGTACCCTTTCATATCTGTAGTAGTAAATAGTACTTTACCAAAATTTCTTCCCGACCCATGCATTACCTAAAAATAATCATCGATCTCATGTCAATCAACTTGCATTTTACATTTTAAACCATCCAACTTAACAAATTATACTTTCAAATTCCCAAAAATTACAATATGGCACATCCTCTTAAGATCCAGTTGTTAATATTCTATGACATGACATATTCTTCATAAGAAGAATGATATTGGACAAATTTGATATaagaaatactttagtcacaaaaaaaaaattaaaagtaaatcCACAAACTAATGTATATTGATGTagtatgttataaaattaattgtaaaattacttttattgtaaagtagatctaacgtatcataccaagtcatattaatttgtggatttatttttttaagatctaattttatttgtagCACTTCTCATTTGATATTTGGGTATATAGGTCATCCAGTCCACCCAACTAGCTCAACTCACTAGGTAACAGGTAGGCTGAGCGGGCaagaatatattttgatttgttGGGAACCCACTTGCCCATGACTTGCTTCCTAGTATAAATAAAGAAGCTCAtctcctttcttctctttttcttcttctttttattcttcttctctccTAAAGACCCATGACTTCAAGGATCGAACTAGAGGAAGGCCATGGAGTTTTATAGAGTAGCTCTACTCAAACCCACAATAACATTGTTTGATTTGTTTGTATATGTAGATACGAGAGTTtggttaggattagatgactaaaatgatagatttttattttatttttggttttgtaatttagatgaatataaaatattttgactttatcTATAACTATTTTGAATTTATCTAGAAGTTATTATGAAGTGTTTTAGATAAGTTAAAAGTGTGAAAATCGAGTTTCAATGGTTCTATAATTATCTAGAAAAGAGCATAAATGGGAAACTGCTACTACTAAGAAGAATAAGTGCCAAATCTTATTACAATTCAAACTgtttttagattatttatttaagggATTCGATTAGATAAGTGCTACAAAGATTTTCAACTTCGAGATATTAGAGAGTATATTTTGAGTACTTACGTATAAGAAAATTCTCAAGTCTagttattttcttctctcttcaaGTGTGATCGTGCTCTATGTTGGAGATCAAGTGATCGTGATTCAGTATTGGAGTTCCAGGAAAAAAgctaatatttgaaaatttatcagAGGTTATGGCTGCTACTGTGATAAAGGCAAACAGATCGTTTGTAGTGTCAAGTAAGAAAGTTAATTGACAAAGATTCTGTAATTGAGAGCTtgc includes:
- the LOC122291240 gene encoding abscisic acid 8'-hydroxylase 2 isoform X2, which codes for MQQLCPFSTFFASFRSHEPAILIMPLLFCSLLLLLLLQKFLRWCQPRHKRLPPGSMGWPYIGETIKLYTENPNSFFSNRQKRYGDIFKTHILGCPCVMISSPEAARIVLVSQAHLFKPTYPASKEKMIGPEAIFFHQGPYHSRLKKLVQASFLPSAIRRSVSDIEHIAQKLLPTWKNRTINTLQEMKRYAFEVAMISAFGDKLDSEMEGIKSLYLCLEKGYNSMPLNLPGTPFRKAMKARKLLNETLRRLIEKRREGGRKGGGLLGVLLGAAKDKKLNQLTDSQIADNIIGVIFAAHDTTASALTWVLKYLLDNGNLLDAVTREQEGIQRKLFEENRGLTWEDTRQMPLTGRVIQETLRAASILSFTFREAVQDVEFGGYFIPKGWKVLPLFRTIHHRAEFFPQPEKFDPSRFEVGSYGRRGWNTIWPFPGTQTGFTYKSNPKEQEAAMSMVS
- the LOC122291240 gene encoding abscisic acid 8'-hydroxylase 2 isoform X1; its protein translation is MQQLCPFSTFFASFRSHEPAILIMPLLFCSLLLLLLLQKFLRWCQPRHKRLPPGSMGWPYIGETIKLYTENPNSFFSNRQKRYGDIFKTHILGCPCVMISSPEAARIVLVSQAHLFKPTYPASKEKMIGPEAIFFHQGPYHSRLKKLVQASFLPSAIRRSVSDIEHIAQKLLPTWKNRTINTLQEMKRYAFEVAMISAFGDKLDSEMEGIKSLYLCLEKGYNSMPLNLPGTPFRKAMKARKLLNETLRRLIEKRREGGRKGGGLLGVLLGAAKDKKLNQLTDSQIADNIIGVIFAAHDTTASALTWVLKYLLDNGNLLDAVTREQEGIQRKLFEENRGLTWEDTRQMPLTGRVIQETLRAASILSFTFREAVQDVEFGGYFIPKGWKVLPLFRTIHHRAEFFPQPEKFDPSRFEAPPRPNTYMPFGNGVHACPGSELAKLEMLILLHHLSTSYRWEAMEDGDGIQYGPFPVPKRGLPIKVTPRNKKQP